From one Lolium rigidum isolate FL_2022 chromosome 4, APGP_CSIRO_Lrig_0.1, whole genome shotgun sequence genomic stretch:
- the LOC124707224 gene encoding aspartic proteinase nepenthesin-1-like: MEISPVFIVLVLCSSATLVTCSTTGFRMELTHVDAKGSYTAAERVQRAMASTRQRMVSLADADVSAPVHWNTSQYIAEYLIGTPPQRAEALIDTGSDLIWTQCSTCLQGSCVEQGLPLYNASMSDSFHPVPCNDTLCVANQEHTCAKDGSCTFGAFYGAGDARGSIGTEVFSFENGTATLTFGCVKSLLISPGSLDGSSGLIGLGRGPLSIVSQTGATKFSYCHTPYLRSNATAGASSHLFVGDSASLSGGSPVMSMSFLEGPKDYPFYYVPLVGITVGQTRLSIPPSVFALKQNGEGGVFVDSGSPTTVLVDGAYGPLREELERQLNGSLVPPPARSGMDLCVPVAQEKTLPSMVLHFNGGADMVLPPENYWAPLDNSTSCMVMDHSRGMSIIGNFQLQNKHMLYDLAKDELSFQTADCSSL; this comes from the coding sequence ATGGAGATAAGTCCGGTGTTCATCGTTCTTGTGTTGTGCTCCAGTGCTACCCTGGTGACTTGTAGTACCACAGGATTCCGCATGGAGCTCACCCACGTTGATGCCAAGGGGAGCTACACGGCGGCGGAGCGCGTGCAGCGTGCCATGGCCAGCACCCGGCAGCGCATGGTCTCCCTTGCCGACGCCGACGTGAGCGCGCCGGTCCACTGGAACACCAGCCAGTACATCGCGGAGTACCTGATCGGCACCCCGCCGCAGCGCGCCGAGGCCCTCATCGACACCGGCAGCGACCTCATCTGGACGCAGTGCTCCACCTGCCTCCAAGGATCCTGCGTCGAGcagggcctgccgctctacaacgCGTCCATGTCGGACAGCTTCCACCCCGTGCCATGCAACGACACCCTGTGCGTGGCTAACCAAGAGCACACGTGCGCCAAGGACGGCAGCTGCACTTTTGGTGCCTTCTACGGCGCCGGCGACGCCAGGGGGTCCATCGGCACCGAGGTTTTTTCCTTCGAGAACGGCACGGCGACGCTCACGTTCGGCTGCGTCAAGTCGCTGCTGATCAGCCCGGGGTCCCTCGACGGGTCGTCGGGACTCATAGGGCTCGGCCGCGGCCCCCTGTCGATCGTCTCTCAGACCGGCGCCACCAAGTTCTCCTACTGCCACACCCCGTACCTCCGCAGCAACGCCACCGCCGGTGCCAGCAGCCACCTCTTCGTCGGCGACTCGGCGAGCCTTAGCGGCGGCAGCCCTGTGATGTCTATGTCTTTCTTGGAAGGCCCTAAAGACTACCCGTTCTACTACGTCCCACTCGTCGGGATAACCGTGGGACAGACAAGGCTGTCCATCCCACCATCGGTGTTTGCTCTAAAACAGAACGGCGAAGGTGGTGTCTTCGTCGACTCCGGCAGCCCCACTACAGTTCTGGTCGACGGGGCGTACGGGCCCCTCAGAGAGGAGCTCGAGAGGCAGCTGAACGGGAGTCTTGTGCCGCCACCCGCTCGTAGTGGGATGGACCTGTGTGTGCCGGTGGCGCAGGAGAAGACATTGCCGTCCATGGTGTTGCACTTCAACGGCGGAGCGGACATGGTGCTGCCACCGGAGAATTACTGGGCACCGCTCGACAATTCCACGTCATGCATGGTGATGGATCATTCGCGAGGTATGAGCATCATCGGCAACTTCCAGTTGCAGAACAAACACATGTTGTACGACCTTGCCAAGGATGAGCTCTCTTTCCAAACAGCCGACTGCAGCTCACTCTGA
- the LOC124648183 gene encoding probable protein ABIL4, with the protein MTDGSVQVDEPTWVLDNLKDYAVRAVVNAVDHLGTVAYKLTDLFEQQASEISAFELKVARLNQQIFTCQIYVDKEGARQQQMMGANMKHHKHYILPSTSYKRTQAVAHLGTDTNQESKPRPYPSAKTLSWHLASDNSPSVNGAQKPTFILGDNIPSKPASDGLFLFGNSFYFCLSS; encoded by the exons ATGACTGATGGATCGGTGCAAGTGGACGAGCCGAcatg GGTGCTGGACAACCTGAAAGACTACGCGGTCCGGGCCGTCGTCAATGCTGTCGATCACCTGGGCACGGTCGCCTACAAGTTGACGGACCTGTTCGAGCAGCAGGCTTCGGAGATCTCAGCCTTTGAGCTGAAGGTGGCACGGCTGAACCAG CAAATCTTCACCTGCCAGATCTACGTGGACAAAGAAGGTGCCAGACAGCAGCAAATGATGGGAGCAAACATGAAGCACCACAAGCACTATATCCTGCCAT CTACTAGTTATAAAAGAACCCAGGCTGTTGCACACCTGGGAACAGACACAAATCAGGAATCAAAGCCTAGACCTTACCCGTCAG CAAAGACACTTTCTTGGCATCTGGCATCAGATAATAGCCCTTCGGTAAATGGTGCACAAAAACCTACATTCAT CCTAGGTGACAATATACCGTCTAAACCTGCATCAGATGGTTTGTTTCTTTTTGGTAATTCATTCTACTTCTGTTTGAGCTCTTAG
- the LOC124648182 gene encoding aspartic proteinase nepenthesin-1-like: MEISLAFIVLVLCSSATLVTAGFRMELTHVDAKGSYTMAERVQRAMASTRQRMASIAAADVSAPVHWNTTQYIAEYLVGTPPQRAEALIDTGSDLIWTQCSTCLQGSCVKQGLPFYNASMSNTFHPVPCNDTLCMANQEHTCAKDGSCNFGAFYGAGDATGSIGTEVFTFENGSATLTFGCVDKLFITPGSLDGASGLIGLGRGPLSLVSQTGATKFSYCHTPYLRSNTTPGASSHLFVGDSASLSGGSPVMSMTFVEGPKDYPFYYVPLVGITVGRTRLPIPPTVFALKPSGDGGVLIDSGSPTTALVDGAYGPLTEELGRQLNGSLVPPPAGSGMGLCVPLAQEKTVPSMVLHFSGGADMVLPPENYWAPLDSSTSCMVMENSSGMSIIGNFQLQNIHLLYDLAKDELSFQTADCSSL, from the coding sequence ATGGAAATAAGTTTGGCGTTCATCGTTCTTGTGTTGTGCTCCAGTGCTACCCTAGTTACCGCAGGGTTCCGCATGGAGCTCACCCACGTGGATGCCAAGGGGAGCTACACCATGGCGGAGCGCGTGCAGCGAGCCATGGCCAGCACCCGGCAGCGCATGGCTTCCATTGCCGCCGCCGACGTGAGCGCGCCGGTCCACTGGAATACCACCCAGTACATCGCGGAGTACCTGGTCGGCACCCCGCCGCAGCGTGCCGAGGCCCTCATCGACACCGGCAGCGACCTCATCTGGACGCAGTGCTCCACCTGCCTCCAAGGATCCTGCGTCAAGCAGGGCCTGCCGTTCTACAACGCGTCCATGTCGAACACCTTCCATCCCGTGCCATGCAACGACACCTTGTGCATGGCTAACCAAGAGCACACGTGCGCCAAGGACGGCAGCTGCAATTTCGGTGCCTTCTACGGCGCCGGCGACGCCACGGGGTCCATCGGCACCGAGGTCTTCACCTTCGAAAACGGCTCGGCGACGCTCACGTTCGGCTGCGTCGACAAGCTGTTCATCACCCCGGGGTCCCTCGACGGGGCGTCGGGCCTCATAGGGCTTGGCCGCGGCCCGCTCTCGCTCGTCTCTCAGACGGGCGCCACCAAGTTCTCCTATTGCCACACTCCCTACCTCCGCAGCAACACCACTCCCGGTGCCAGCAGCCACCTTTTCGTCGGTGACTCCGCGAGCCTTAGCGGCGGCAGCCCCGTGATGTCCATGACATTCGTGGAAGGCCCCAAAGACTACCCGTTCTACTACGTCCCACTCGTCGGGATAACCGTGGGACGAACAAGGCTGCCCATCCCACCAACGGTGTTCGCTCTCAAACCGAGCGGCGACGGGGGTGTGCTTATTGACTCCGGCAGCCCCACCACAGCTCTCGTCGACGGGGCGTACGGGCCCCTAACTGAGGAGCTCGGGAGGCAGCTGAACGGGAGCCTCGTGCCACCGCCCGCTGGCAGTGGGATGGGCCTGTGTGTGCCCTTGGCGCAGGAGAAGACAGTGCCGTCCATGGTGCTGCACTTCAGCGGCGGTGCGGACATGGTGCTGCCACCGGAGAACTACTGGGCGCCCTTGGACAGCTCCACCTCATGCATGGTGATGGAAAACTCAAGCGGTATGAGCATCATTGGCAACTTCCAATTGCAGAACATACACCTGCTCTACGACCTTGCCAAGGACGAGCTCTCTTTCCAAACAGCCGACTGCAGCTCACTCTGA
- the LOC124706993 gene encoding serine hydroxymethyltransferase 4-like: protein MDAVADWGLAPLAEADPEIHDLIEREKRRQRAGIELIASENFTSRAVMEALGSPLTNKYSEGMPGARYYGGNEVIDEVEELCRARALQAYSLDPAAWGVNVQPYSGSPANFAAYTGLLQPHDRIMGLDLPSGGHLTHGYYTAGGKKISATSIYFESLPYKVSSDTGYVDYDKLEEKALDFRPKLIICGGSAYPRDWDYARFRSIADKCGAMLLCDMAHISGLVAAQEATNPFEYSDVVTTTTHKSLRGPRSGMIFYRKGPKPPKKGQPEGALYDYEDKINFAVFPSLQGGPHNHQIAALAVGLKQAMQPGFKAYIQQVKANAVAIANHLMSKGYKLVTDGTENHLVLWDLRPLGLSGNKVEKVCDLSSITLNKNAVFGDSSALSPGGVRIGTPAMTSRGLVEKDFVQIAEYLHQAVVICLDVQKQRGKRYVDFIVDLEKNKDIAELRAEVQKFAISFEMPGFEVSGMKYKD from the exons atggaCGCCGTGGCCGACTGGGGCCTGGCCCCGCTGGCGGAGGCGGACCCAGAGATCCACGACCTCATCGAGCGGGAGAAGCGGCGGCAGCGCGCGGGCATCGAGCTCATCGCGTCGGAGAACTTCACCTCGCGCGCCGTCATGGAGGCGCTCGGCTCCCCGCTCACCAACAAGTACTCGGAGGGCATGCCGGGCGCGCGCTACTACGGCGGCAACGAGGTCATCGACGAGGTCGAGGAGctctgccgcgcgcgcgcgctcCAGGCCTACAGCCTCGACCCGGCCGCCTGGGGCGTCAACGTGCAGCCCTACTCCGGCTCGCCCGCCAACTTCGCCGCCTACACCGGCCTGCTCCAGCCCCACGACCGGATCATGGGGCTCGATCTGCCCTCCGGCGGCCACCTCACCCACGGGTACTACACGGCCGGGGGCAAGAAGATTTCTGCCACCTCCATCTACTTCGAGAGCTTGCCCTACAAGGTCAGCTCCGACACCGGGTACGTCGACTACGATAAGCTGGAGGAGAAGGCCTTGGATTTCCGCCCCAAGCTCATTATCTGCGGTGGGAGCGCCTACCCGCGCGACTGGGATTACGCCAGGTTCAGGTCCATCGCAGACAAGTGCGGGGCCATGTTGCTCTGTGACATGGCTCATATCAGCGGTCTCGTTGCCGCGCAG GAGGCTACTAATCCGTTCGAATATTCTGATGTGGTGACCACCACCACCCACAAGAGTCTCCGGGGGCCAAGATCTGGTATGATATTCTACAGGAAAGGCCCAAAGCCTCCCAAGAAAGGCCAGCCCGAGGGTGCTCTTTACGAttatgaggacaagatcaacttTGCAGTGTTTCCATCACTCCAGGGAGGGCCTCACAACCATCAGATTGCTGCCTTGGCAGTCGGCCTGAAGCAGGCCATGCAACCTGGATTCAAGGCTTATATTCAGCAGGTCAAGGCCAATGCTGTTGCCATTGCAAACCATCTGATGAGCAAGGGCTACAAGCTGGTTACTGATGGAACAGAGAACCACCTTGTTCTCTGGGATCTTCGTCCTCTTGGCTTGTCTG GTAACAAAGTTGAGAAGGTATGTGATCTGAGTAGCATTACACTCAACAAGAATGCCGTCTTTGGTGACAGCAGTGCATTGTCACCTGGTGGTGTCCGAATTG GTACACCTGCGATGACCTCGAGAGGCTTGGTCGAGAAGGACTTTGTGCAGATCGCGGAGTACCTCCACCAGGCCGTGGTCATCTGCCTAGACGTCCAGAAGCAGCGGGGCAAGCGCTACGTGGACTTCATCGTGGACCTGGAGAAGAACAAGGACATCGCGGAGCTGAGGGCGGAGGTCCAGAAGTTTGCCATCTCGTTCGAGATGCCTGGCTTCGAGGTGTCGGGCATGAAGTACAAGGATTAA
- the LOC124706994 gene encoding calcium-dependent protein kinase 15 isoform X1: MGGRASRPRAPPPDEHHQSSHPKQPNWPRPKNRRQPPPPPPPQPPVSVPAPPPHPPLPPDVGRVLGRPMEDVRATYTFGRELGRGQFGVTYLATHKASGARRACKSIAARKLAHASDAEDVRREVQIMHHLTGHRSIVELHGAFEDRHSVNLVMELCEGGELFDRIIARGHYSERAAAALCREVVSVVHSCHSMGVMHRDLKPENFLFLNKREDSPLKATDFGLSVFFKPGEQFKDLVGSAYYVAPEVLKRRYGAEADIWSAGVILYILLSGVPPFWAENEDGIFDAVLKGHIDFSSEPWPSISNGAKDLVKRMLKQDPRERLTAAEILNHPWIREDGEAPDKPLDITVISRMKQFRAMNKLKKVALKIVAESLSEEEIMGLREMFKSLDTDNSGTITLEELRAGLPKLGTKITEPELRQLMEAADVDGNGTIDYGEFISATMHMNRLEKEDHIFKAFEYFDKDHSGYITVDELEEALKKYDMGDEATIKDIIAEVDTDHDGKINYEEFVAMMKNNGPEIVPNRRRLF, translated from the exons atgggcgGCCGCGCCTCCCGCCCGCGCGCCCCACCCCCGGACGAGCACCACCAGTCCTCCCACCCCAAGCAGCCCAACTGGCCGCGCCCCAAGAACCGGCGCCAACCCCCTCCCCCACCCCCACCACAACCCCCCGTCTCCGTCCCCGCTCCCCCTCCCCACCCCCCACTCCCCCCGGACGTCGGCCGCGTCCTCGGCCGCCCAATGGAGGACGTGCGCGCGACCTACACCTTCGGCCGCGAGCTGGGCCGCGGCCAGTTCGGCGTCACCTACCTGGCCACCCACAAGGCGTCCGGCGCGCGGCGCGCCTGCAAGTCCATCGCGGCCCGCAAGCTCGCGCACGCCTCCGACGCCGAGGACGTGCGCCGCGAGGTGCAGATCATGCACCACCTCACCGGCCACCGCAGCATCGTCGAGCTGCACGGCGCCTTCGAGGACCGCCACTCCGTCAACCTCGTCATGGAGCTCTGCGAGGGCGGCGAGCTCTTCGACCGCATCATCGCCCGCGGACACTACTccgagcgcgccgccgccgcgctatgCAGGGAGGTCGTCTCCGTCGTCCACAGCTGCCACTCCATGGGGGTCATGCATAGGGATCTCAAGCCCGAGAATTTCTTGTTTCTCAATAAGCGGGAGGACTCGCCGCTCAAGGCCACTGATTTCGGACTATCGGTCTTCTTCAAGCCAG GTGAGCAGTTCAAGGATCTTGTTGGGAGCGCGTATTACGTCGCTCCGGAGGTGCTCAAGCGGCGATACGGAGCCGAGGCCGACATATGGAGCGCCGGGGTTATCCTCTACATTCTCCTCTCCGGCGTCCCTCCTTTCTGGGCAG AGAACGAGGATGGTATATTCGACGCCGTTCTTAAAGGCCACATAGATTTCTCGTCGGAACCCTGGCCATCGATTTCAAATGGTGCAAAAGACTTGGTCAAGAGGATGCTAAAGCAAGACCCCAGGGAGCGGCTTACCGCTGCCGAAATTTTGA ACCATCCATGGATTAGAGAGGATGGAGAGGCCCCAGACAAACCACTTGATATTACGGTGATCAGTAGAATGAAGCAGTTCAGGGCGATGAACAAGCTTAAGAAGGTTGCCTTGAAG ATCGTTGCAGAGAGTTTGTCAGAGGAAGAGATCATGGGCTTAAGAGAAATGTTCAAATCGCTGGATACTGATAACAGTGGTACAATTACTCTTGAAGAACTAAGGGCTGGCTTGCCAAAGCTTGGTACCAAAATCACCGAACCAGAATTGAGACAGTTGATGGAAGCG GCTGATGTTGATGGAAATGGGACCATTGATTATGGCGAATTCATATCAGCAACCATGCACATGAATAGACTAGAGAAGGAAGATCACATATTTAAAGCATTCGAGTATTTTGACAAGGACCATAGCGG GTACATAACAGTTGATGAGTTGGAAGAAGCTCTCAAGAAGTATGATATGGGTGACGAGGCAACAATCAAAGATATCATTGCTGAAGTGGATACAGATCAT GATGGGAAGATTAACTATGAGGAGTTTGTTGCGATGATGAAGAATAACGGCCCAGAGATTGTTCCAAACAGACGGCGACTATTTTAA
- the LOC124648184 gene encoding S-type anion channel SLAH2-like has product MASRDDMIGVQAHAGVEDGVPGCAPSPVPFLAHVPSFGGHMDTPSSASLSVPGSPSGLHLAQVGMPPPPSVHGVSVVPQTETKVDVDHPAEPPPSEVAKGAGGEAPAVTRSDSTRERDRRFDHFKTFSGRLERQLSALRGVVPWDPAPDAADVEHGHGASSNISEEDTDEDNDIPTADRYFAALEGPELETLRSTEVVVLPKDELWPFLLRFPISAFGMCLGVSSQAMLWKTLETEPSTAFLRVHPIANHVFWGVSVALTLLVFVTYLLKVVFYFEAVRREFHHPVRVNFFFAPWIACLFLVKGVPRPVGEIHHVVWYFLMVPILFLDLKIYGQWMSSGERRLSKVANPSNHLAVVGNFVGALLGARMGLRELPIFFFAVGLAHYTVLFVTLYQRLPTNVQLPKELHPVFFLFVAAPSVASMAWARISGEFNSGAKLAYFVAMFLYASLVVRVNLFRGFRFSLAWWAYTFPMTSVALATVLYASEVDNMVTRTLAVGLSVLAAVTVTGVLATTVYHAFVTGDLFPNDVSIAITRRKPKFSKILAHLRSSRTDVKELVLSIPNFNSSSRTGAYSDDSGSISRTSSSSDESQGRRISRPKKLVLRYGAAIGAAVYPAPPVQISSTSAVLATYSSHPPR; this is encoded by the exons ATGGCGTCCAGGGATGACATGATCGGCGTCCAGGCGCATGCCGGGGTGGAGGACGGTGTTCCGGGATGTGCTCCATCGCCGGTGCCATTTCTGGCTCATGTCCCTTCGTTCGGAGGACATATGGACACACCGTCCTCCGCTTCGTTGAGCGTGCCTGGCTCGCCTTCCGGGCTCCATCTCGCGCAGGTCGGcatgccgccgccaccgtccgtccACGGCGTGAGCGTGGTGCCACAGACCGAGACGAAGGTGGATGTCGACCATCCCGCGGAGCCGCCGCCGTCCGAGGTGGCCAAAGGCGCGGGTGGCGAGGCGCCGGCGGTGACGCGGAGTGACAGCACGCGAGAGCGGGACCGGCGGTTCGACCACTTCAAGACCTTCTCCGGCCGCCTCGAGCGCCAGCTCTCCGCACTCCGTGGGGTCGTACCGTGGGACCCGGCACCAGACGCGGCAGACGTCGAGCACGGCCACGGCGCCTCGTCCAATATCTCTGAGGAGGACACCGACGAGGACAACGACATCCCCACCGCCGACCGTTACTTCGCCGCCCTCGAAGGCCCCGAGCTCGAGACCCTTCGT TCGACGGAGGTGGTGGTACTTCCGAAAGACGAGTTGTGGCCGTTCCTGCTCCGGTTCCCGATCAGCGCCTTTGGGATGTGCCTAGGCGTGAGCAGCCAGGCGATGCTGTGGAAGACCCTCGAGACGGAGCCCTCCACGGCGTTCCTCCGCGTCCACCCCATCGCCAACCACGTCTTCTGGGGGGTCTCCGTCGCGCTCACCCTACTCGTCTTCGTCACCTACCTCCTCAAGGTCGTCTTCTACTTCGAGGCCGTCCGCCGCGAGTTCCACCACCCGGTGCGCGTCAACTTCTTCTTCGCGCCATGGATCGCCTGCCTCTTCCTCGTCAAGGGCGTGCCCCGGCCCGTGGGCGAGATCCACCACGTCGTGTGGTACTTCCTCATGGTGCCCATCCTCTTCCTCGACCTCAAGATCTACGGCCAGTGGATGTCCTCGGGCGAGCGGCGCCTGTCTAAGGTGGCCAACCCGTCGAACCACCTCGCCGTCGTGGGCAACTTCGTGGGCGCGCTGCTCGGCGCCAGGATGGGCCTCCGGGAGCTTCCCATCTTCTTCTTCGCTGTCGGGCTAGCGCACTACACCGTGCTCTTCGTCACCCTCTACCAGCGGCTCCCCACCAACGTGCAGCTGCCCAAGGAGCTGCACCCGgtgttcttcctcttcgtcgccgcGCCGAGCGTCGCGTCCATGGCCTGGGCCAGGATCTCCGGCGAGTTCAACAGCGGCGCCAAGCTCGCCTACTTCGTCGCGATGTTCCTCTACGCGTCGCTGGTGGTTCGCGTCAACCTATTCCGGGGCTTCAGGTTCTCTCTGGCCTGGTGGGCATACACATTCCCGATGACCAGCGTTGCGCTGGCCACGGTGCTGTACGCGTCGGAGGTGGACAACATGGTAACGCGGACGCTGGCGGTGGGGCTGTCGGTGCTCGCCGCCGTCACGGTCACCGGCGTGCTTGCCACCACCGTGTACCACGCCTTCGTGACAGGGGACCTTTTCCCCAACGACGTGTCCATCGCCATCACGCGGCGGAAGCCCAAGTTCAGCAAGATCCTTGCGCACCTCCGGTCGTCCAGAACAGACGTCAAGGAGCTCGTCCTctccatcccaaatttcaattccAGTTCGAGAACCGGAGCCTACTCCGACGATTCCGGCTCCATCTCTAGGACGAGCAGCAGTTCCGACGAGTCACAGGGAAGGCGGATCAGCAGACC GAAAAAGctcgtgcttcgctacggagcaGCCATTGGCGCCGCCGTGTACCCTGCTCCTCCCGTACAAATTAGCAGCACCAGCGCCGTCCTAGCCACCTACTCCTCCCATCCACCACGCTAG
- the LOC124706994 gene encoding calcium-dependent protein kinase 15 isoform X2, producing MEDVRATYTFGRELGRGQFGVTYLATHKASGARRACKSIAARKLAHASDAEDVRREVQIMHHLTGHRSIVELHGAFEDRHSVNLVMELCEGGELFDRIIARGHYSERAAAALCREVVSVVHSCHSMGVMHRDLKPENFLFLNKREDSPLKATDFGLSVFFKPGEQFKDLVGSAYYVAPEVLKRRYGAEADIWSAGVILYILLSGVPPFWAENEDGIFDAVLKGHIDFSSEPWPSISNGAKDLVKRMLKQDPRERLTAAEILNHPWIREDGEAPDKPLDITVISRMKQFRAMNKLKKVALKADVDGNGTIDYGEFISATMHMNRLEKEDHIFKAFEYFDKDHSGYITVDELEEALKKYDMGDEATIKDIIAEVDTDHDGKINYEEFVAMMKNNGPEIVPNRRRLF from the exons ATGGAGGACGTGCGCGCGACCTACACCTTCGGCCGCGAGCTGGGCCGCGGCCAGTTCGGCGTCACCTACCTGGCCACCCACAAGGCGTCCGGCGCGCGGCGCGCCTGCAAGTCCATCGCGGCCCGCAAGCTCGCGCACGCCTCCGACGCCGAGGACGTGCGCCGCGAGGTGCAGATCATGCACCACCTCACCGGCCACCGCAGCATCGTCGAGCTGCACGGCGCCTTCGAGGACCGCCACTCCGTCAACCTCGTCATGGAGCTCTGCGAGGGCGGCGAGCTCTTCGACCGCATCATCGCCCGCGGACACTACTccgagcgcgccgccgccgcgctatgCAGGGAGGTCGTCTCCGTCGTCCACAGCTGCCACTCCATGGGGGTCATGCATAGGGATCTCAAGCCCGAGAATTTCTTGTTTCTCAATAAGCGGGAGGACTCGCCGCTCAAGGCCACTGATTTCGGACTATCGGTCTTCTTCAAGCCAG GTGAGCAGTTCAAGGATCTTGTTGGGAGCGCGTATTACGTCGCTCCGGAGGTGCTCAAGCGGCGATACGGAGCCGAGGCCGACATATGGAGCGCCGGGGTTATCCTCTACATTCTCCTCTCCGGCGTCCCTCCTTTCTGGGCAG AGAACGAGGATGGTATATTCGACGCCGTTCTTAAAGGCCACATAGATTTCTCGTCGGAACCCTGGCCATCGATTTCAAATGGTGCAAAAGACTTGGTCAAGAGGATGCTAAAGCAAGACCCCAGGGAGCGGCTTACCGCTGCCGAAATTTTGA ACCATCCATGGATTAGAGAGGATGGAGAGGCCCCAGACAAACCACTTGATATTACGGTGATCAGTAGAATGAAGCAGTTCAGGGCGATGAACAAGCTTAAGAAGGTTGCCTTGAAG GCTGATGTTGATGGAAATGGGACCATTGATTATGGCGAATTCATATCAGCAACCATGCACATGAATAGACTAGAGAAGGAAGATCACATATTTAAAGCATTCGAGTATTTTGACAAGGACCATAGCGG GTACATAACAGTTGATGAGTTGGAAGAAGCTCTCAAGAAGTATGATATGGGTGACGAGGCAACAATCAAAGATATCATTGCTGAAGTGGATACAGATCAT GATGGGAAGATTAACTATGAGGAGTTTGTTGCGATGATGAAGAATAACGGCCCAGAGATTGTTCCAAACAGACGGCGACTATTTTAA